A window of Malania oleifera isolate guangnan ecotype guangnan chromosome 5, ASM2987363v1, whole genome shotgun sequence contains these coding sequences:
- the LOC131155657 gene encoding pectinesterase: MVGKVVVSTLSVLLVVGVVIGVIVGIHSRSSSGSSNVQESPSMKAISSMCAHTDYKDVCSNSLEPVAQNASATPKDFIQAAVKATIDEVKAALEKSGSFANASDGSRDKMAVEDCKDLLQSAVAELQASFSSVGDAQMHALNDRADELKNWLSAVISYQQSCIDGFDKPEFQKSASDGLFNATRLTSNALALVSEISEILSAFNIPINMDLKASNSRRLLGGDIGMGENGFPTWMSAADRKLLAAGPQQVKPNAVVAKDGSGQYKTITAALQAYPKNNKGRYVIYVKAGVYDEEVMVDKNMVNVFMYGDGPRKTIVTGRKSYTSGFSTFKTASFSAVGNGFIAKAMGFSNTAGPEGHQAVALRVQSDMSALYNCRMDGYQDTLYTQAHRQFYRNCVISGTVDFIFGDAAAVIQNSLLIVRKPMDNQQNAVTAQGRSDRRETSGIVIHNCRIVPEQKLFPVRFKIPTYLGRPWKEFSRTVIMESTIGDFIQPAGWMAWDGDFALNTLFFAEYANRGPGARTDRRVKWRGYKVITNRNEAAQFTAGPFINGNLWLRTTSFPYQLGFRA, encoded by the exons ATGGTAGGAAAAGTAGTCGTAAGTACTCTTTCCGTCCTCCTCGTGGTGGGTGTGGTGATCGGCGTCATTGTCGGGATCCATAGCCGCTCCAGCAGCGGCTCCTCCAACGTCCAGGAGTCGCCGTCGATGAAGGCAATCTCCTCCATGTGCGCCCACACAGATTACAAGGACGTCTGCTCAAACAGCCTCGAGCCCGTGGCACAGAACGCCAGCGCCACCCCAAAGGACTTCATCCAGGCCGCCGTCAAGGCCACCATCGACGAGGTCAAGGCCGCCCTCGAGAAGAGCGGCTCCTTCGCCAATGCCTCCGACGGCTCCCGTGACAAGATGGCCGTCGAGGACTGCAAGGACTTGCTTCAGTCCGCCGTCGCCGAGCTCCAGGCGTCCTTCTCCTCCGTCGGCGATGCCCAGATGCACGCCCTCAACGACCGCGCCGATGAGCTCAAGAACTGGCTCAGCGCCGTCATCTCGTACCAGCAGTCGTGTATCGACGGATTCGACAAGCCAGAGTTCCAGAAGTCCGCCTCCGATGGCCTCTTCAACGCCACACGTCTCACCAGCAACGCCCTCGCACTCGTGTCCGAGATATCGGAGATTCTCTCCGCCTTCAATATTCCGATTAACATGGACTTGAAGGCCTCCAACTCGCGCCGACTTCTCGGTGGAGACATCGGGATGGGCGAGAACGGGTTCCCGACCTGGATGTCGGCCGCTGACAGGAAGCTCTTGGCGGCTGGTCCGCAACAAGTGAAGCCCAACGCTGTGGTGGCAAAGGACGGGAGCGGGCAGTACAAGACCATCACGGCTGCTCTGCAGGCGTACCCCAAGAACAATAAGGGAAGGTACGTGATTTACGTGAAGGCTGGCGTGTACGATGAGGAAGTTATGGTGGACAAGAACATGGTTAACGTCTTCATGTATGGAGATGGGCCGAGGAAGACCATTGTCACAGGACGCAAGAGCTACACTTCTGGTTTCAGCACTTTTAAGACTGCCTCCTTCT CCGCCGTTGGAAATGGGTTTATCGCGAAGGCAATGGGATTCAGCAACACCGCAGGTCCAGAGGGACACCAGGCAGTGGCACTCCGAGTGCAATCCGACATGTCTGCCCTCTACAACTGCCGCATGGACGGGTACCAAGACACCCTCTACACCCAGGCTCACCGTCAGTTCTACCGCAACTGCGTCATCTCCGGAACCGTCGACTTCATCTTCGGGGACGCCGCCGCCGTCATCCAGAACTCCCTCCTCATCGTCCGCAAGCCCATGGACAACCAGCAGAACGCCGTCACGGCCCAAGGCAGATCCGACCGCCGCGAAACCTCCGGCATCGTCATCCACAACTGCAGGATCGTCCCGGAGCAGAAGCTGTTTCCGGTGAGGTTCAAGATCCCCACATACCTGGGCCGCCCCTGGAAGGAGTTCTCAAGGACGGTGATCATGGAGTCGACGATCGGCGATTTTATCCAGCCTGCTGGGTGGATGGCTTGGGACGGCGACTTTGCTCTGAACACTTTGTTCTTCGCTGAGTACGCTAACAGAGGACCGGGAGCCAGGACCGACCGCAGAGTGAAGTGGAGAGGGTACAAGGTGATTACCAACAGGAACGAGGCTGCTCAGTTCACTGCCGGTCCCTTCATCAACGGGAACCTGTGGTTGAGGACCACCAGCTTTCCTTACCAGCTCGGCTTCAGGGCCTGA